One Xenopus tropicalis strain Nigerian chromosome 8, UCB_Xtro_10.0, whole genome shotgun sequence genomic window carries:
- the LOC100487022 gene encoding ras-related and estrogen-regulated growth inhibitor-like protein, protein MVVQIRSSTMSESGQQQPKVEANILVLGAENVGKSALTVRFLTRRFIGEYVGTESIYTHNVTVDGRETSFSIWDSVCPQNPNAQNCITEDQLRWADGFILVYSICDRDSFNVARQQLQRIRQMKKRHGPVPVIIVGNKRDLQHHREVPSQEGRMLALSSDCGFFEISAAETYHGSLVVFHQLLEAVRENRSSGKKNGGIKGIVRSMSAVFSRRRTE, encoded by the exons ATGGTTGTGCAGATCCGGAGCAGCACAATGAGTGAGAGCGGCCAGCAGCAGCCCAAGGTGGAAGCCAACATCCTGGTTCTGGGGGCAGAGAACGTTGGGAAATCCG CGCTGACCGTTCGATTCCTCACCCGCCGGTTCATTGGCGAATACGTTGGCACCG AGTCCATTTACACTCACAATGTGACCGTCGATGGGAGAGAGACGTCTTTCAGCATCTGGGACTCTGTCTGCCCCCAG AACCCAAACGCTCAGAACTGTATCACCGAGGATCAGCTCCGCTGGGCCGACGGCTTCATCCTGGTCTACAGCATCTGCGACCGCGACAGCTTTAATGTGGCCCGGCAGCAGTTGCAGAGGATCCGACAGATGAAGAAACGTCACGGCCCAGTGCCGGTCATTATCGTGGGTAACAAGAGGGACCTGCAGCACCACCGAGAGGTCCCCAGCCAAGAGGGACGTATGCTAGCACTGTCCTCGGACTGTGGCTTCTTCGAGATCTCGGCGGCGGAGACCTACCACGGCTCCCTGGTGGTCTTCCACCAACTGCTGGAGGCGGTGAGAGAGAACAGGAGCTCGGGGAAGAAGAACGGGGGCATTAAGGGCATCGTACGGAGCATGTCGGCCGTCTTCAGCAGGAGGAGGACAGAGTGA